CCCGCTGCTGCGGGTGGGATGGTACGAGCTGGGTCCGGCGCAGGGGGCGCGCGTACTGGTGGCGGCGCATCATCTGGTGATCGACGGCGTCGGGTGGCGCATCCTGGTGGGGGATCTGGAGACGGCCTACACGCAGGCGCGTAGCGGCGCGGCAATCGCGCTGCCGCCGAAGACGACGGACGTGCAGCGCTGGGCCGAGCAGCTCGTCGCGTATGCGCAGCGCGATACACTGCGCGCCGAGGCCGCCTACTGGCTGGCGACGCTCCAGCCTCCGCCGCGCCCGCTGCCGGTGGATGATCTGGCAGGCGAGCCATACAACACCGAGGCAACTGCCCGCACCGTGACAATGGTGCTTCCCGCTCATGAAACGACGGCCCTGCTCCAGCAGGTGCCGCAGATCTATCATATGCCGATCAACGACGCCTTGCTCGCGGCGCTCGCGCAAGCCTACGCCCAGTGGAGCGGCGCATCGACGCTGCTGCTCGACCTGGAAGGCCACGGACGCGAAGATCTCTTTCCCGGCGTGGACCTGTCGCGTACGGTCGGGTGGTTTACGACGGTCTATCCCGTGCTGCTCGACATCCGGCAGGCGGTCGATCTGAGCGCCGTGCTCAAGTCGGTCAAGGAGCAGCTCCGGGCGATCCCGAATCACGGCATCGGCTATGGCCTGCTGCGCTATCTCAGCCAGGATACAGACGTGGCCGCCCGGCTTCGGGAGCTGCCACAGCCGCAGATCAGCTTTAACTACCTCGGCCAGTTCGACGCGGTGCTGGCTCAATCGGCGCTGTTTCGTCCGGCGAGCGAGTCGATCGGCCCTGCGCGCAGCCCGTCGGGCAGGCGCAGCCATCTGCTGGAGATCAACGCGCATATCGCTAACGAGCAGCTTCATGTTGTGTGGACCTACAGCGAGCGCGTTCATCGGCGTGCGACGGTCGAGCGCTTTGCCCACATGTTTCTCGCGGCGATGGAGGCGATCGTCGCGCACTGCCAGTCGCCGGACGCGGGCGGCTACACGCCATCTGATTTTCCTGAGGCAGACTTGAGTCAGACGGAGCTGGACGAGCTGCTCACAGAGCTTGGTGATTCGTTGGAGGACTGGGATGAGTAAACAGGCCGTTGAAGCGATCTACCCTCTCTCGCCCATGCAGCAGGGCATGCTCTTCCACACGCTCTACGCGCCAAGCGCCGACGTGTATGTTGGGCAGCTAAGCTGTACGCTGCGCGGGGATCTGGATACAGCGGTGTTCAAGCAGGCCTGGCAGCAGACGCTCGATCGGCATCCGGTGCTGCGGACGCTGTTTGCCTACGAGCGCCACGATAAGCTGCTTCAGATTGTGCGGCGGCGCGTCGCGCTGCCGTGGGCCGAGCACGACTGGCGCGATCGATCCGCCGAGTCGCAGCGCGCGGCGCTCGATGCGTTGCTGGCGGCAGACCGGACGCGGGGCTTCGATCTGACCAAAGCGCCGCTCCTGCGCCTGACGCTGATTCGGATGGCCGACGATCGCTACAGCTTCGTGTGGAGCCATCATCATATCGTGCTGGATGGCTGGTCGCTGCCGCTGGTGATCCGCGATGTCTTCGCGCTCTACGAGGCGCTGCGCCAGGGACGGGCGGCGGCGCTGCCGGTCAGCCGTCCGTACCGCGAGTATATCGGCTGGCTCAAGCAGCAGGATGCCGCGCGGGCCGAGCGCTTCTGGCGCGAGACGCTGGCGGGCTTCACTACGCCCACGCCGCTCGATCTCGACCGTCCGGCCCAGGCGAGCGGCGGTCGCGACGATGCGATGCAGCAGCGCGCGCTCTCGGCCACCAACTCGGCGGCGCTTCAGGCCGTGGGGCGGCAGCACGGCCTGACGCTCAGCACGATCGTCCAGGGCGCGTGGGCGCTGCTGCTCAGCCGCTACAGCCGCGAGAACGATGTTGTCTTTGGCGTGACCGTCTCCGGTCGTCCCCCGGATCTGGCAGGCTCCGACCAGATGGTCGGCCTGCTGATCAACACGCTGCCGGTGCGTGTCCGGCTCGCGCCCGATCAGCGAACGGTCCCCTGGCTACAGGCACTTCAGGCGCAGCAGGTTGAGCAGCGCCAGTACGAGTACAGCTCGCTCGCCGAGATCCAGTCGTGGAGCGATGTGCCGCGCGGACAGGCGTTGTTCCAGAGCATCGTCGTCTTCGAGAGCTATCCCGCAGACGCGGCGCTTCAGTCGCTCGGCGGCAGCCTGGCGATCAACGATGTGCGCTCGTTTGAGACGACGAACTATCCGCTGACGCTGGTGGCGCTTCCGGGGCCGGAGCTGACGGTCAAGGTCGGCTACGATCGACAGCAGTTCGACGACGCCGCGATCACGCGGCTGCTCGATCACCTGGCGGCGGTGCTGGAGTCGCTGGCGGTCGTGCCCGATCAACGGCTCGGAGATCTTTCGCTGCTGCCGCTGGCGGCGCGCGCGCGGCTACCGGAGCGATCAAGCCGCACCGCGTATCCCCACGGGCCAGCGCTGCATCTGGCCTTTGAGGCGCAGGCGGCGCGCACGCCCGACGCCAGCGCGGTGACGCTGGATGGGACGCACCTGACCTATGCCGATCTCAACCGGCGGGCGAATCAGGTGGCGCACGCGCTGCGCAGGCTTGGCGTCAAGCCGGAGACGCCCGTTGGTCTGTGCATGGAGCGCTCGCCGGCGCTGATCGTCGGGCTGCTGGGGATTCTCAAGGCGGGCGGCTGCTATGTGCCGCTCGATCCGGCCTATCCCCTGGAGCGGCTTCAGTTCATGCTCCGCGATACAGGCGCGGCGGTGGTGCTGACGCAGCAGCGCTTCAGCGCGCAGCTCGCGGCCCTGCCCACCAGGCAGCTCGTGATCGACGGCGACTGGTCCTTGATCTCCCAGGAGTCGATAGCCAATCCAAGCCACGAGACGACGCCTGGCAATCTGGCGTATGTGATCTACACGTCAGGATCGACCGGAACGCCGAAAGGGGTCATGGTGGCCCACGCGCAGGTGCTGCGGCTCTTCGCGGCGACGCAGAGCTGGTTTCACTTCGACGACCGGGATGTGTGGACGCTGTTTCACTCTGCCGCGTTCGATTTCTCGGTGTGGGAGATCTGGGGCGCGCTGCTGCACGGCGGTCGGCTGGTGATCGTTCCGTACACGCTGAGCCGCACGCCGGAGGCGTTCTACGATCTGCTCTGCCGGGAGCGCGTCACGGTGCTGAATCAAACGCCCTCGGCCTTCCGCCAGCTGATCCCGGCGGAAGAGACTTCGGGATGCGCGTCGAAGCTGGCGCTGCGGCTGGTGATCTTTGGCGGCGAGGCGCTCGACCTCGCCAGCCTCCGGCCCTGGTTTGCGCGTCACGGCGATCAGATGCCGCAGCTTGTGAACATGTACGGCATCACCGAGACGACAGTGCATGTCACCTACCGCGCGCTGGCGTCGAGCGATCTTGAGCACGCGGCGCGCAGTGTGATCGGCGGGCCGATCCCCGATCTCGATCTGTATGTGCTGGATCATCACGGACAGCCCGCGCCGATCGGCGTGGCGGGCGAGCTCCACGTCGGCGGCGCTGGCCTGGCGCGTGGCTACCTTGGCCGTCCCGATCTCACGGCGGAGCGCTTCGTGCCCGATCCCTGGTCGCAACAGCCGGGCGCGCGGCTGTACCGTACCGGCGATCTGGCCCGCGCGCTGCCGAGCGGCGATCTCGAATACCTCGGTCGCCGCGACCAGCAGGTGAAGATCCGGGGGTTTCGGATCGAGCCGGGCGAGATCGAGGCCGTGCTGCGTCAGCATCCGGCTATCGGCGAGTGTGTGGGGCTGGCGCGCGAGGATGACGGACACACGCGGCTGGTGGCGTATGTTGTAGCAAACAAAGAACGGGCGCCCTCTGGGCACACAGAGAACAGCGCTGCCAATGATTCTAGTTCTTTGTTCTCTGTTCTCTGTTCTCCACAGGAACTCCGCGAGTTCCTGGGGCAGCGCCTCCCCGACTACATGGTGCCGAGCGCGTTTGTGTTCCTCGACGCGCTACCGGTGACGACGAACGGCAAGCTCGATCGCACCGCGCTGCCCGCGCCCGGCCTGGAGCGGCCTGAGCTGGAAGCGGCGTTTGTCGCTCCGCGCACGCCCACCCAGGAATTGCTCGCCGAGGTCTGGCAGCAGGTGCTCGGCGTGGATCGCATCGGCATCCACGATAACTTCTTCGGCCTGGGCGGCGACTCGATCCGCAGTATTCAGGTGCGGGCGCTGGCGCATAAGCTCGGCATAGATCTTTCGATCGAGCAGCTGTTTCAGCGTCCGACGATTGCCGCGCTCGCTCAGGCGGTCCAGCCTGCCGCCGTGCTGCCAGCGCCCGACACCGCGCCCTTGAGCC
The window above is part of the Herpetosiphonaceae bacterium genome. Proteins encoded here:
- a CDS encoding condensation domain-containing protein gives rise to the protein PLLRVGWYELGPAQGARVLVAAHHLVIDGVGWRILVGDLETAYTQARSGAAIALPPKTTDVQRWAEQLVAYAQRDTLRAEAAYWLATLQPPPRPLPVDDLAGEPYNTEATARTVTMVLPAHETTALLQQVPQIYHMPINDALLAALAQAYAQWSGASTLLLDLEGHGREDLFPGVDLSRTVGWFTTVYPVLLDIRQAVDLSAVLKSVKEQLRAIPNHGIGYGLLRYLSQDTDVAARLRELPQPQISFNYLGQFDAVLAQSALFRPASESIGPARSPSGRRSHLLEINAHIANEQLHVVWTYSERVHRRATVERFAHMFLAAMEAIVAHCQSPDAGGYTPSDFPEADLSQTELDELLTELGDSLEDWDE